The Sphingobacterium lactis sequence CTGCCTGCATCTTATTTCTCCTCTTCTTGCCAAGCAGCTATCAACTGCTCGCATCGTGCTTCAATCAGTTCAAAAACTGGCCCGAACATATTGTTATCGTAATACGGATCCGGTACAATATCATTATCCAGAAATAGGGTCACTTTATCCACATCCTCCGGCGTTGGTGCCAGGGCAATCACATCGGCATAATTCTGCCGATCCATAACCAGGATCTTATCAAACTTTGCGAACAATTCCGGCACGAAAAACTGTGCACGCTGTCCAGAAATATCAATACCACGGTCTTTTGCAATGGCGATGGATCGCTTATCCGGCGCCTGCCCGACATGCCAATCCCCTGTTCCTGCGGAATCGATTTCCCAAGAAAGACCCGCTTCCTTAGCCTTAAATTCCAATATCCCATGCGCCAGTGGCGACCTGCAGATATTTCCCAAACACACCATTAAAATCTTCATGGTTTCAAATATAGTGAAGAGAACCGAGATTTGCGCACCGCCCATCCCCTTCTTCAACTGCTTTGCCAAAATATGGCATTTCCATTAATCTACAGCTCGAGATGGTGGGTAGGCTTTCACACAACACTCCTATCGCCCATTATTTTTCTGCCAATAAGATATCGTAGTTATTAATAAAATCTGCTAATGCCATTCGAATCTGGTCATCAATAATTTCCCCTTCAGCATTAATCTTTCCCTTAATTCCTTGGATCAACCATGTATTTTCAGGATGGAATTTTGCCATGAGTATTCTCATGATTAATTGCAATTCTTCATGACCTTTTTCTCCCTGAGCAGAGGCAGTAATAATTCCAATGGGTTTGTAGGAAAATACGGTTGTAGAAACACACCATTCCAAAAGATTTTTCAAACCACTAGGGATGCTAAAAATATACTCCGGAGTACAGATGATGACCCCATCCGAATCTTCAATCAAAGCCCGAATAGTTGATATGCTTTTAGGGGTATGATCTACTGCTAATTCAGGATCGAAATGAGGTAGGCTCGCCAAACTGTCCATTACCCTACATTCAAATCCATCCCCTGTTAATGCTATGAAATTTTCCATCAATCTAAGATTCGATGAATTTTTACTTGCACTACCGATAATGATGAGGATTTTTTTCTTGACCATGTTTTTTTACACCAATTTACCTAATCGAATAGCATTCAACAAAAAGGGAGCGAAATTCGCTCCCTTTCTCCTTATTTATAAATTTTAATACTGTAACGGTACATTGAATTCTACGGTACTTCCTTTCTCAGGCACACCGGAAATTCGTACGATATTCCTTCTTGTGCTGGCCAATGCCGATTCAACATCGTCTACGGAGTTAACTGGCTTACCATTGATCTTTGTGATCAATAAGCCACGTTCCACGCCGAAGTACTCGAAGATACCTCCTCTATGCACTTGTGAAACCACAACACCGGAAGTCACACCCAATTCTTTTTTCTTCGCATCAGGTGCTGCGACAAAGCTTGCGCCCAATTTATTGAAGATCTCTGCTGCCGAAGCACTTGCTTGTTCCTCTTCTTCGGTTTTCGCTTTCGCTTCTTCACCTTTCAATGTCAAGGTTACTTCTTTTTCCTTACCTGCACGTTTGTAGGTCAATTTAATTTTATCGCCTGGGCGTAATCGCGCTACATGCTCCTGCAAGTCTGGTGAACTGTAAATTGTACGTCCATCAATCTTGGTCAAGATATCACCTTTTTGGATTCCTGCAGCTGCTGCCGCACCATTTTTCAACACTTCGCGCACATATAGTCCATTGACATCGTTTATGCCCGCCTCTTTGCGTAACTCATCGGTCAATTCTGTAAATGTCACGCCTACATATCCGCGTTTTACACTACCGAATTCTTTAAAGTCATCCACGATTTTCTTCGCCAAGTTGATTGGAATAGCGAAACCATAACCTGCATAGGTACCTGTAGGGGAAGCAATGGCGGAGTTGATACCCACCAGTTCACCACGAGCATTCACCAAGGCACCCCCCGAGTTTCCTCGGTTTATTACTGCATCTGTTTGCAGGAAGGATTCTACTGCGTTGCTGATCATCTGTTCTTCCTGGCCCATGCCGAATCCACGCTGTTGCTGTGGCTCATCAAGGATCCCGATACGACGACCTTTTGCGGAAATGATACCTGCCGTCACGGTGGACTGCAATCCGAGTGGATACCCAACGGCCAACACCCATTCACCGATCTGCACATTATCCGAGTTTCCCAACTTCACGATTGGCAGGCCATTCGCATTGACTTTGATTAGGGCTAAGTCGAAGTTCGGGTCACGGCCAATTACTTTGGCTTCGTATTTACGTTTATCTGTCAATACCACTTCAATTTTATCGGCTTCTTCCACCACGTGGTTATTGGTTACGATATATCCATCCGGAGAGATAATTACTCCCGAACCGGATGCTGTTTGCGGGCGTGCCTGTCCACGACGCTGCTGAGGCACCCCGAAGAATTCCTCGAACATATCGAATGGCGAGCCGCCACCTCCACCACGGTTACCCCGTCCGGACATGGTGACCTGGATGTGCACAACCCCTGGCGTTACTGCCGCCGCAGCCTGCGTAAAGTCTGGGTTCCCCGTGGAGGACATAATCTCCTCGCCAG is a genomic window containing:
- a CDS encoding low molecular weight protein-tyrosine-phosphatase; its protein translation is MAKQLKKGMGGAQISVLFTIFETMKILMVCLGNICRSPLAHGILEFKAKEAGLSWEIDSAGTGDWHVGQAPDKRSIAIAKDRGIDISGQRAQFFVPELFAKFDKILVMDRQNYADVIALAPTPEDVDKVTLFLDNDIVPDPYYDNNMFGPVFELIEARCEQLIAAWQEEEK
- a CDS encoding NADPH-dependent FMN reductase, which codes for MVKKKILIIIGSASKNSSNLRLMENFIALTGDGFECRVMDSLASLPHFDPELAVDHTPKSISTIRALIEDSDGVIICTPEYIFSIPSGLKNLLEWCVSTTVFSYKPIGIITASAQGEKGHEELQLIMRILMAKFHPENTWLIQGIKGKINAEGEIIDDQIRMALADFINNYDILLAEK
- a CDS encoding Do family serine endopeptidase, with protein sequence MKKIGATLLAAIVGGAIAVGGFKLFEQKQMDNMTFEERQKVYYASNPGEEIMSSTGNPDFTQAAAAVTPGVVHIQVTMSGRGNRGGGGGSPFDMFEEFFGVPQQRRGQARPQTASGSGVIISPDGYIVTNNHVVEEADKIEVVLTDKRKYEAKVIGRDPNFDLALIKVNANGLPIVKLGNSDNVQIGEWVLAVGYPLGLQSTVTAGIISAKGRRIGILDEPQQQRGFGMGQEEQMISNAVESFLQTDAVINRGNSGGALVNARGELVGINSAIASPTGTYAGYGFAIPINLAKKIVDDFKEFGSVKRGYVGVTFTELTDELRKEAGINDVNGLYVREVLKNGAAAAAGIQKGDILTKIDGRTIYSSPDLQEHVARLRPGDKIKLTYKRAGKEKEVTLTLKGEEAKAKTEEEEQASASAAEIFNKLGASFVAAPDAKKKELGVTSGVVVSQVHRGGIFEYFGVERGLLITKINGKPVNSVDDVESALASTRRNIVRISGVPEKGSTVEFNVPLQY